The following are encoded in a window of bacterium SCSIO 12643 genomic DNA:
- a CDS encoding T9SS type A sorting domain-containing protein, which yields MKKLLLFIVICLPALGFSQADSVSIDAGYTHQAFYSFSNGLVKKSTSDWDLAFGIGGFNIDIRTNEGHAVKLYLYPNGDTAAWNNIDTTGLQNWTPRHNDENDWSNTAFTTAGSHPDYGWGVYNSTTHDVLGDSIYIIQTKGGDFKKLRIDGMYAMTGSFVITYADLDGNNEMTGTIKKTDYTGKNFAYYSIDNNTVLDLEPMAADWDIVFSKYGAAQPQGGYYNVTGIQTNKNRTSAEARGVDINTVDWNTQNFVSEVGTIGWDWKSFNMNTFSYDIEDSLTYFVADTNNNVWQITMTAFDYTVGKFVFNKKRVNGVSVEDITNGFNEVKLFPNPATENVTLNIESEQVINDIDVNIYSLTGQLVWSRKVDIVSQTNINIPVHNWQKGIYIVRVGSGNVVKQLVIQ from the coding sequence ATGAAAAAACTTTTACTTTTTATTGTTATCTGTTTACCAGCTTTAGGTTTTTCTCAAGCTGATTCTGTATCAATCGATGCGGGTTACACTCACCAGGCTTTCTATAGTTTTAGCAATGGACTTGTAAAGAAATCTACATCAGATTGGGATCTTGCATTTGGAATTGGAGGTTTCAATATTGACATTAGAACTAACGAAGGTCACGCAGTAAAATTATACTTATATCCTAACGGGGATACCGCTGCATGGAACAACATTGACACTACCGGACTTCAAAACTGGACTCCAAGACATAATGATGAAAATGACTGGAGTAACACCGCTTTTACTACTGCAGGTTCTCACCCTGATTACGGTTGGGGCGTGTATAATTCAACAACTCACGATGTATTAGGAGATAGTATTTATATCATACAAACTAAAGGTGGTGATTTCAAAAAATTACGTATCGATGGCATGTATGCAATGACTGGTTCATTTGTAATCACTTATGCAGACCTTGATGGTAACAACGAAATGACCGGAACTATTAAAAAAACAGATTATACAGGCAAAAACTTCGCTTACTATTCTATTGACAATAATACTGTTCTTGATTTAGAGCCAATGGCTGCAGATTGGGATATCGTTTTCAGCAAATATGGAGCGGCACAACCACAAGGTGGTTATTACAACGTAACCGGAATTCAAACCAATAAAAACAGAACTTCTGCCGAAGCCAGAGGTGTCGACATCAATACTGTTGATTGGAACACTCAAAATTTTGTTAGTGAAGTTGGAACAATCGGATGGGATTGGAAATCATTTAATATGAATACTTTCTCTTATGACATCGAAGATAGTTTGACTTACTTCGTTGCAGATACCAACAACAATGTATGGCAAATCACTATGACTGCTTTTGATTACACGGTTGGAAAATTTGTATTCAACAAGAAAAGAGTAAACGGTGTAAGTGTTGAAGACATTACTAACGGGTTTAACGAGGTGAAATTATTCCCAAATCCAGCTACAGAAAATGTAACACTTAACATTGAAAGTGAGCAAGTAATAAACGATATCGATGTAAACATTTATTCTCTTACCGGACAATTGGTTTGGTCTCGTAAAGTGGATATCGTTTCTCAAACAAACATTAACATTCCAGTTCACAACTGGCAAAAAGGAATTTACATTGTTAGAGTTGGTTCTGGCAACGTAGTAAAACAACTTGTAATACAATAA